A window of Corallococcus macrosporus DSM 14697 contains these coding sequences:
- a CDS encoding tetratricopeptide repeat protein has translation MALPRALARTSAMLAASLWLSACATGPAPLRPTPEEATAPPSAEAVGTTAATPPDAKATESPGLARPDAPRGAERDFAEAVEIARRGELTAAEAALRTLVELDPTLDYAWTNLGIVQERMGKAADAERSYREALEVAPEQQSAWDCLARLYGRTGRTAKLEAELRERLSSQPDSVALHTALAITLLQAKNHAGASAEAKLALKGDERHVRAMQVLAQVYYREAKHELARMVLENARAIDPKDAATHNALGLVYLALDARPQAMESFKEAAGLRPDFAEARNNFGAMLNEAQDYTAAVTELEAAVRAAPDFASARLNLGNAYRGQGHFARARAEYEQVLLLMPGAADAYFNLAILYLDVEPPGMETLKRYKTVLTHFDNYQARGGRDDRVPQYVKDTRKLMDREERRLERERKDQLRKAAEAQKAAEAQPPEGTPPTPAVSKQAPGTQVAAPGASPSTTSAPPSPAPSPDGAPAAPVPAGSDRLTTDSQ, from the coding sequence ATGGCACTGCCTCGTGCCCTCGCGCGAACCTCGGCCATGCTGGCCGCCAGCCTCTGGCTGTCCGCGTGCGCCACCGGGCCCGCCCCCCTCCGGCCCACGCCCGAGGAGGCCACCGCGCCGCCCTCCGCCGAGGCCGTAGGCACCACCGCCGCGACGCCGCCGGACGCGAAGGCCACCGAGTCCCCAGGACTGGCCCGCCCGGACGCGCCGCGCGGCGCCGAGCGCGACTTCGCCGAGGCCGTCGAAATCGCGCGCCGGGGTGAGCTGACCGCGGCCGAGGCGGCGCTGCGCACCCTGGTCGAGCTGGACCCGACGCTGGACTACGCGTGGACGAACCTGGGCATCGTCCAGGAGCGGATGGGCAAGGCCGCGGACGCGGAGCGCTCGTACCGCGAGGCGCTGGAGGTGGCCCCCGAGCAGCAGTCCGCGTGGGACTGCCTGGCGCGCCTGTACGGCCGCACCGGGCGCACGGCGAAGCTGGAGGCCGAGCTGCGCGAGCGCCTGTCATCCCAGCCGGACTCGGTGGCGCTGCACACCGCGCTGGCCATCACCCTGCTCCAGGCGAAGAACCACGCCGGCGCGTCAGCGGAGGCCAAGCTGGCGCTGAAGGGCGACGAGCGGCACGTGCGCGCCATGCAGGTGCTGGCGCAGGTCTACTACCGCGAGGCCAAGCACGAGCTGGCGCGCATGGTGCTGGAGAACGCGCGCGCCATCGACCCGAAGGACGCGGCCACGCACAACGCCCTGGGGCTGGTGTACCTCGCGCTCGACGCACGCCCCCAGGCCATGGAGTCCTTCAAGGAGGCCGCCGGGCTGCGGCCGGACTTCGCGGAGGCGCGCAACAACTTCGGCGCCATGCTCAACGAGGCCCAGGACTACACGGCCGCCGTCACGGAGCTGGAGGCCGCGGTGCGCGCCGCGCCGGACTTCGCCTCCGCCCGCCTCAACCTGGGCAACGCCTACCGGGGCCAGGGCCACTTCGCCCGCGCCCGCGCCGAGTACGAACAGGTGTTGCTCCTGATGCCCGGCGCGGCGGATGCGTACTTCAACCTCGCCATCCTCTACCTCGACGTGGAGCCGCCGGGGATGGAGACGCTGAAGCGCTACAAGACGGTCCTCACCCACTTCGACAACTACCAGGCGCGCGGCGGGCGCGACGACCGCGTCCCCCAGTACGTGAAGGACACGCGCAAGCTGATGGACCGCGAGGAGCGGCGGCTGGAGCGCGAACGGAAGGACCAGCTCCGCAAGGCCGCCGAGGCCCAGAAAGCCGCCGAAGCGCAGCCTCCCGAGGGAACACCTCCCACCCCCGCGGTGTCCAAGCAGGCGCCGGGCACGCAGGTCGCGGCGCCTGGCGCCTCACCTTCCACCACCTCCGCTCCACCCAGCCCGGCACCGTCACCGGACGGCGCGCCGGCTGCCCCGGTGCCCGCCGGCTCGGATAGACTCACCACCGACTCCCAGTAG
- a CDS encoding polysaccharide biosynthesis/export family protein — protein sequence MKRFRTALTVLALAALPACFGTSQRPPPPAPTPAAEAQTARSTGGTLGPGDLVEVRVFQEPEHSGTWRLSTEGTIDYPLCGKVPLSGTTPSSAADLLRDCLARYVRRPQVSVLIREYNSQKVFVFGEVQKPGTFPVDNEMSIVQAITLAGGFTKLAAKNNTLVTRVVDGQERKIRVPVEDIGVGREKNFMLQPGDIVFVPESFF from the coding sequence ATGAAGCGCTTCCGCACCGCCCTCACCGTGCTGGCCCTCGCGGCGCTGCCCGCCTGCTTCGGCACGTCGCAGCGGCCGCCACCACCCGCCCCCACGCCCGCCGCCGAGGCGCAGACCGCGCGCTCCACCGGCGGCACGCTGGGGCCGGGTGACCTGGTGGAGGTGCGCGTCTTCCAGGAGCCCGAGCACTCCGGCACCTGGCGCCTGTCCACCGAGGGCACCATCGACTACCCGCTGTGCGGCAAGGTGCCGCTGTCGGGGACGACGCCCAGCTCGGCGGCGGACCTGCTGCGGGACTGCCTGGCGCGGTACGTGCGGCGCCCGCAGGTGTCGGTGCTCATCCGCGAGTACAACTCGCAGAAGGTGTTCGTCTTCGGCGAGGTGCAGAAGCCGGGCACCTTCCCCGTGGACAACGAGATGTCCATCGTCCAGGCCATTACGCTGGCCGGCGGCTTCACCAAGCTGGCGGCGAAGAACAACACGCTGGTGACGCGCGTGGTGGACGGGCAGGAGCGCAAGATTCGCGTGCCCGTGGAGGACATCGGCGTGGGGCGGGAGAAGAACTTCATGCTCCAGCCCGGCGACATCGTCTTCGTGCCGGAGAGCTTCTTCTAG
- a CDS encoding AgmX/PglI C-terminal domain-containing protein, with amino-acid sequence MAATSQNKLLRVGVIQNGRIVEEHHVRREAVTIGHDAKNTIVLPAAEGRPARFALLEHQNQQFQLVIAPGMKGRVNLGSSDVDFDALREQGLATRRGDLHVLPLQESARGKVELGDATLFFQFVAPPPEEAKPVLPADVMVSRWKTMDRVFFGILAASLLVHFSGAALIITSETPQVAELELDELDDRFVRAIIPQRPVEAPRPADTGAAEAPRNDTPEAAPKEDAPSESKPAGDAAQQRRAEVVKKVSGKGLLKILGSNSGGGQGAFADVLGGASGGGDIAEALAGAGGVGVAREASVGAAGGPRGGGTGTVTDIGAIGTQGGGKVDLGDKKEAVVKGRVQDAAPEIESADVDRDALARYVRARKAAIQSCYEKELKRNPRLKGKVVVRFTIKTSGRAGDIEIEENTLGSEAVGSCIRTTIRSWVFPFKPDDETAVSYPFVFAPAG; translated from the coding sequence ATGGCCGCCACCTCGCAGAACAAGCTGCTCCGCGTCGGCGTCATCCAGAACGGCCGCATCGTCGAAGAGCACCACGTCCGCCGCGAAGCCGTCACCATCGGCCACGACGCGAAGAACACCATCGTCCTGCCCGCGGCCGAGGGCCGGCCCGCCCGCTTCGCCCTGCTGGAGCACCAGAACCAGCAGTTCCAGCTCGTCATCGCGCCGGGCATGAAGGGCCGCGTCAACCTGGGCTCGTCCGACGTGGACTTCGACGCCCTGCGCGAGCAGGGCCTGGCCACCCGCCGCGGTGACCTCCACGTCCTGCCCTTGCAGGAGAGCGCGCGCGGCAAGGTGGAGCTGGGGGACGCCACCCTCTTCTTCCAGTTCGTCGCGCCGCCGCCCGAAGAGGCGAAGCCGGTGCTGCCCGCGGACGTCATGGTCAGCCGGTGGAAGACGATGGACCGCGTCTTCTTCGGCATCCTCGCCGCCTCGCTGCTGGTCCACTTCTCCGGCGCCGCCCTCATCATCACCTCGGAGACGCCGCAGGTGGCCGAGCTGGAGCTGGACGAGCTGGATGACCGCTTCGTGCGCGCCATCATCCCCCAGCGCCCGGTGGAGGCCCCCAGGCCGGCGGACACCGGCGCCGCGGAGGCGCCCAGGAACGACACGCCCGAAGCGGCGCCCAAGGAGGACGCGCCCTCGGAGAGCAAGCCCGCCGGTGACGCCGCGCAGCAGCGCCGCGCGGAGGTGGTGAAGAAGGTCTCCGGCAAGGGCCTGCTCAAGATTCTGGGCTCCAACAGCGGCGGAGGCCAGGGCGCCTTCGCGGACGTGCTGGGCGGGGCCAGCGGCGGCGGTGACATCGCCGAGGCCCTGGCGGGCGCGGGCGGCGTGGGCGTGGCCCGCGAGGCCTCGGTGGGCGCCGCGGGTGGCCCGCGAGGCGGCGGCACCGGCACGGTGACGGACATTGGCGCCATCGGCACCCAGGGCGGCGGCAAGGTGGACCTGGGCGACAAGAAGGAGGCGGTGGTGAAGGGCCGCGTGCAGGACGCCGCGCCCGAAATCGAGAGCGCCGACGTGGACCGGGACGCGCTGGCCCGCTACGTGCGCGCGCGCAAGGCCGCCATCCAGAGCTGCTACGAGAAGGAGCTCAAGCGCAACCCCCGCCTCAAGGGCAAGGTGGTGGTCCGCTTCACCATCAAGACGTCCGGCCGCGCGGGGGACATTGAAATCGAGGAGAACACCCTGGGCAGCGAGGCGGTGGGGAGCTGTATCCGCACCACCATCCGGAGCTGGGTGTTTCCCTTCAAACCCGACGACGAGACGGCCGTTTCCTACCCCTTCGTCTTCGCGCCGGCGGGCTAG
- a CDS encoding cyclic nucleotide-binding domain-containing protein yields MEKLSVIASSPLFEMLSSAELTRLAELARARHFATGDVIFEEGDLGDSLFVVVRGQVEVARRQTHGGLHPLAVLSPPEFFGEMGLIDKEFRSATVRAKTEVELLQLSAQDLREFRRTHGEGFTFIVVNIARSLSARLREANVRLAQKA; encoded by the coding sequence ATGGAGAAGCTGTCCGTCATCGCCTCGTCGCCACTCTTCGAGATGCTCTCCTCCGCGGAGCTCACCCGCCTCGCCGAGCTGGCGCGCGCGCGGCACTTCGCGACCGGGGACGTCATCTTCGAGGAAGGCGACCTGGGGGACAGCCTCTTCGTCGTCGTGCGCGGCCAGGTGGAGGTCGCCCGCCGCCAGACCCACGGCGGCCTGCATCCGCTCGCGGTGCTGTCCCCGCCCGAGTTCTTCGGGGAGATGGGCCTCATCGACAAGGAGTTCCGCTCCGCCACCGTGCGGGCGAAGACGGAGGTGGAGCTGCTTCAGCTCAGCGCGCAGGACCTCCGCGAGTTCCGGAGGACACACGGAGAGGGCTTCACCTTCATCGTGGTGAACATCGCCAGGAGCCTGTCTGCCCGTCTGCGAGAGGCCAATGTGCGCCTCGCCCAGAAGGCATGA
- a CDS encoding tetratricopeptide repeat protein, with amino-acid sequence MRARLLAALLAVSGPASASPYLQGLGRTPEQEALFQEVSQALELYESESREFHREVQELVEQRYEQKRGALAASYEQRIKDLEAQERRERLDAIARFEEFLRRYPNEPRFTPDVMFRLAELYYERSSDDHLLAMKDYAERLEAHDQNPDAEFPTEPRVDYAPSIALYRKLLATFPDYRLNDGAWYLLAYCLEKQDQYEDSLHAYQQLIATYPRSRFATESWVRIGEHWFDNYEDPRALPNAARAYEAATRDTAHPLYDKALYKLGWTYYRMDHFEPAVASFLTLVDFYDTQRVARGDATAGGDLREEALQYVAISLADDTWGGIARAEALFAERGPKPYEAEVYQRLGNVYFDQTKHAPAIEAYRRVLQKAPDAPDAPLVQQRIVQAYERDRLLGLSFAESESLASLYQPGSAWYEKNKGDTAALNRANALAERSLYGSATYHHQQALVFKQEGRFEQAKGAFEVAARAYGTYLERFPRTKSAGDMRFYYAECLYNAFQFTAAARAYEEVRDTDAANKHRPDAALNAVLAWQKQLALEVQAGTVPASKPLRSSERPQGQQVTPRPFAPTEQKLVAAADAYVALLPAGEKAPGIAYQAAELYYTHDDFPEARRRFEAIIQTYPSHEVARYATNLTIETYLIDEDWRSVEAVSARLASNDKVIDPASDLHAQLVKFKLAGRFKLADQLMAESKYEEAAAKYIELVDESPRHEFADKALNNAAVAHENTRRFDSALKLYERIYRDYPASPLAGGALFRVAVNAENSYDFDKAVISYQKLVKDYPASKDREAALFNAARLLEGQQRYPEAAAAFMRYAELFPKAEDAPKNQYRAAIIYEKQGNPRGEVRALQEFVRKFASQSGQVELVVDAHRRMGDAHQKLGSTREAQRAWERSAAEFDRRKLQPDTHPLAADAAAYSRFQLAELEFQKFDKLKIGGQGKALERSFTAKRNGVKSVNNAYARVFLYKQLEWTLAALYRRGHALERFANTIIETPVPTEVKRMGEEAVVVYQDALVQQTTSLEEAAVESYAATLAEARRNRLTNAWTRRTLEALNRFRPKEYPVLKEPKQALAADATYPDGLVGSITGPVRTAPQEGPRLSGEGTK; translated from the coding sequence ATGCGCGCCCGTCTCCTCGCCGCGCTGCTCGCCGTGAGTGGCCCCGCGTCCGCCTCCCCCTACCTCCAGGGCCTGGGGCGCACGCCCGAACAGGAGGCGCTGTTCCAGGAGGTGAGCCAGGCGCTGGAGCTCTACGAGTCCGAGTCCCGCGAGTTCCACCGCGAGGTGCAGGAGCTGGTGGAGCAGCGCTACGAGCAGAAGCGTGGCGCGCTGGCGGCCTCGTACGAGCAGCGCATCAAGGACCTGGAGGCCCAGGAGCGCCGCGAGCGGCTGGACGCCATCGCCCGCTTCGAGGAGTTCCTGCGGCGCTACCCCAACGAGCCGCGCTTCACCCCGGACGTGATGTTCCGGCTGGCGGAGCTGTATTACGAGCGCTCGTCGGACGACCACCTGCTCGCGATGAAGGACTACGCGGAGCGGCTGGAGGCGCACGACCAGAACCCGGACGCGGAGTTCCCCACCGAGCCGCGCGTGGACTACGCGCCCTCCATCGCGCTCTACCGCAAGCTGCTGGCCACCTTCCCGGACTACCGCCTCAACGACGGCGCCTGGTACCTGCTGGCCTACTGCCTGGAGAAGCAGGACCAGTACGAGGACAGCCTCCACGCGTACCAGCAGCTCATCGCGACCTATCCGCGGAGCCGCTTCGCCACCGAGTCCTGGGTGCGCATCGGCGAGCACTGGTTCGACAACTACGAGGACCCGCGGGCCCTGCCCAATGCCGCGCGGGCCTACGAGGCCGCCACGCGCGACACCGCGCACCCGCTCTACGACAAGGCGCTCTACAAGCTCGGCTGGACGTACTACCGCATGGACCACTTCGAGCCGGCGGTGGCGTCCTTCCTGACGCTGGTGGACTTCTACGACACCCAGCGCGTGGCCAGGGGTGACGCGACGGCGGGCGGCGACCTGCGCGAGGAAGCGCTCCAGTACGTGGCCATCTCCCTGGCGGACGACACCTGGGGCGGCATCGCCCGGGCGGAGGCGCTCTTCGCGGAGCGTGGCCCGAAGCCCTACGAGGCCGAGGTGTACCAGCGGCTGGGCAACGTCTACTTCGACCAGACGAAGCACGCGCCCGCCATCGAGGCCTACCGGCGCGTGCTGCAGAAGGCCCCGGACGCGCCGGACGCGCCCCTGGTGCAGCAGCGCATCGTCCAGGCCTACGAGAGAGACAGGCTGCTGGGCCTGTCCTTCGCCGAGTCCGAGTCCCTGGCCAGCCTCTACCAACCCGGCAGCGCCTGGTACGAGAAGAACAAGGGCGACACGGCGGCCCTCAACCGCGCCAACGCGCTGGCCGAGCGCAGCCTCTACGGCAGCGCCACCTACCACCACCAGCAGGCGCTGGTGTTCAAGCAGGAGGGCAGGTTCGAGCAGGCCAAGGGCGCCTTCGAGGTCGCCGCGCGCGCGTATGGCACGTACCTGGAGCGCTTCCCGCGGACCAAGAGCGCGGGCGACATGCGCTTCTATTACGCGGAGTGCCTCTACAACGCCTTCCAGTTCACCGCCGCCGCGCGCGCCTATGAAGAAGTGCGCGACACGGACGCGGCCAACAAGCACCGCCCGGACGCGGCCCTCAACGCGGTGCTCGCGTGGCAGAAGCAGCTCGCGCTGGAGGTCCAGGCGGGCACGGTGCCGGCGTCGAAGCCGCTGCGCTCCAGCGAGCGCCCCCAGGGCCAGCAGGTGACACCCCGCCCCTTCGCGCCCACCGAGCAGAAGCTGGTGGCCGCCGCCGACGCGTACGTGGCCCTGCTGCCCGCCGGAGAGAAGGCGCCCGGCATCGCCTACCAGGCCGCGGAGCTGTACTACACGCACGACGACTTCCCCGAGGCGCGCCGCCGCTTCGAGGCCATCATCCAGACGTACCCGAGCCACGAGGTGGCCCGCTACGCCACCAACCTCACCATCGAGACCTACCTCATCGACGAGGACTGGCGGAGCGTGGAGGCCGTCAGCGCGCGGCTGGCCAGCAACGACAAGGTCATCGACCCGGCCAGCGACCTGCACGCGCAGCTCGTGAAGTTCAAGCTCGCCGGCCGCTTCAAGCTGGCCGACCAGCTCATGGCCGAGTCGAAGTACGAGGAGGCCGCGGCCAAGTACATCGAGCTGGTGGACGAGTCGCCCCGCCACGAGTTCGCGGACAAGGCCCTCAACAACGCCGCCGTGGCGCATGAGAACACGCGCCGCTTCGACTCCGCGCTGAAGCTGTACGAGCGCATCTACCGCGACTACCCGGCGTCCCCGCTGGCGGGCGGGGCCCTGTTCCGGGTGGCGGTGAACGCGGAGAACTCCTACGACTTCGACAAGGCCGTCATTAGCTACCAGAAGCTGGTGAAGGACTACCCGGCGTCGAAGGACCGGGAGGCCGCGCTCTTCAACGCCGCGCGCCTGCTGGAGGGCCAGCAGCGCTACCCGGAGGCGGCCGCCGCCTTCATGCGCTACGCGGAGCTGTTCCCCAAGGCGGAGGACGCGCCGAAGAACCAGTACCGCGCCGCCATCATCTACGAGAAGCAGGGCAACCCCCGCGGCGAGGTCCGCGCGCTCCAGGAGTTCGTGCGCAAGTTCGCCTCGCAGTCCGGCCAGGTGGAGCTGGTGGTGGACGCGCACCGGCGCATGGGCGACGCCCACCAGAAGCTGGGCAGCACGCGCGAGGCCCAGCGCGCCTGGGAGCGCTCCGCGGCGGAGTTCGACCGGCGCAAGCTCCAGCCGGACACGCACCCGCTGGCCGCGGACGCCGCCGCCTACAGCCGCTTCCAGCTCGCCGAGCTGGAGTTCCAGAAGTTCGACAAGCTGAAGATTGGCGGCCAGGGCAAGGCGCTGGAGCGGAGCTTCACCGCGAAGCGCAACGGCGTGAAGTCCGTCAACAACGCCTACGCGCGCGTCTTCCTGTACAAGCAGTTGGAGTGGACGCTGGCCGCGCTCTACCGCCGGGGCCATGCGCTGGAGCGCTTCGCCAACACCATCATCGAGACGCCCGTCCCCACCGAGGTGAAGCGGATGGGCGAGGAGGCGGTGGTCGTCTACCAGGACGCGCTCGTCCAGCAGACGACGTCCCTGGAAGAGGCCGCCGTGGAGAGCTACGCCGCCACGCTGGCCGAGGCGCGGAGGAACCGCCTCACCAACGCGTGGACGCGGCGCACCCTGGAGGCCCTCAACCGCTTCCGGCCCAAGGAGTACCCCGTGCTCAAGGAGCCCAAGCAGGCGCTGGCCGCGGACGCCACCTACCCCGACGGGCTGGTGGGCAGCATCACCGGGCCCGTGCGCACCGCGCCCCAAGAGGGCCCGCGCCTGTCCGGGGAGGGAACGAAGTGA
- a CDS encoding inositol monophosphatase family protein gives MSQDSPESLRRTAEEGARLAGRILADRFLGERTIEFKGGIDLVTDADKASEEALLAFIRERHPEHAILAEESGATQGTDSLRWLVDPLDGTTNYSHRVPHFCVSVAVEGPGGVLAGAVHDPMLDELFSAARGQGATLNGRPLRASTVSTLDRALLCTGFPYDVRERPEGPVGLFTRLILHAQGMRRTGSAAMDLAYVAAGRFDGFFEFGLKPWDIAAGSLLVEEAGGVIRHISGAPFDVLRGDVIASAPALAPALLAEAKRFVDGLREQPPRG, from the coding sequence ATGTCCCAGGACTCGCCCGAAAGCCTGCGCCGCACCGCCGAGGAGGGCGCCCGGCTCGCCGGCCGCATCCTCGCGGACCGCTTCCTGGGCGAGCGCACCATCGAGTTCAAGGGCGGCATCGACCTGGTGACGGACGCGGACAAGGCCTCCGAGGAGGCGCTGCTGGCCTTCATCCGCGAGCGCCACCCGGAGCACGCCATCCTCGCGGAGGAGAGCGGCGCCACGCAGGGCACCGACAGCCTGCGCTGGCTGGTGGACCCGCTGGACGGCACCACCAACTACTCCCACCGCGTGCCGCACTTCTGCGTCAGCGTGGCGGTGGAGGGCCCCGGCGGCGTGCTGGCCGGCGCCGTCCATGACCCCATGCTGGACGAGCTGTTCTCCGCCGCGCGTGGGCAGGGCGCCACCCTCAACGGCCGCCCGCTGCGCGCCAGCACCGTGTCCACCTTGGACCGGGCGCTGCTCTGCACGGGCTTCCCCTACGACGTGCGCGAGCGGCCGGAAGGGCCGGTGGGCCTCTTCACCCGCCTCATCCTCCACGCGCAGGGCATGCGCCGCACCGGCAGCGCCGCCATGGACCTGGCCTACGTGGCCGCGGGCCGCTTCGACGGCTTCTTCGAGTTCGGCCTCAAGCCCTGGGACATCGCCGCGGGCTCGCTGCTGGTGGAGGAGGCGGGCGGCGTCATCCGCCACATCTCCGGCGCCCCCTTCGACGTGCTGCGCGGGGACGTGATTGCCTCCGCGCCCGCGCTGGCCCCGGCGCTGCTGGCCGAGGCGAAGCGCTTCGTGGACGGCCTGCGCGAGCAGCCTCCGCGCGGCTAG
- a CDS encoding tetratricopeptide repeat protein translates to MNASLRALALAAALLGPAVVRAAEQPVQAPTPRPTAAALSPRLDAVEQALRGAEENLHSVETQYTQRAEPDDDEALARRYSDGEIHYQLGDWPAASVLFYDLVSDPRFRAHPRYPDALFYLADALLEQRNDIGARMYLRELLALPSSSGHYREALSRYLTVAGRLNYYDGIEEYVARARALSGGQLPPEIAYVHAKWLFRRTDLSPADRIAQARAAFTPLARSPQGPFRFQAAYHLGVLSVQEGDLPAAITRFQQLATPPSAQAAQVAPGKTGPRRSTPTPEEQALRVRELALMSLGRLLYETGRFDEALDHYGQVPRDSESFPDSLYESAWVHVRQGDYQQAKNALDILVLVAPDSQLASEGRILQGNLLQKLRRYDEATDTYTRVIDIFRPAREQVDALLGSHTDPVAYFDKLLVRTDGPLDMRSALTPLALKYATTQREVEDAVRMVEELDSSRRGREEAAAIARRILDALDTRGLESFPELQEANTRADAVDTALAQADAELVRVETLALEGVLTPAERARLAEARAAREALERRFSALPTTLKALEARRERMQRRVDEVDLETHRLDFEVQSLHAIAASVRKWVEDSRPHRRTPPDEEREFLLQLQAEVQTLKDLQAELTAVRARLADERNAVDTTLAGERELRAAYADALRREHALLAAAEPRADADAVATLRRSQAARGRLDGMRGRVTAARAVVRERLERQGRVIREKVVAEQQRLERYEAELAAVSGDARQLMGRVAYDSVRRVRQQFYDLVLKADVGLVDVAFNEKQDKTTAIQTLSMQKDEALRELDAEFQDVLSEVKE, encoded by the coding sequence GTGAACGCGTCACTCCGCGCCCTCGCTCTCGCGGCGGCCCTGCTGGGGCCGGCGGTCGTCCGCGCCGCCGAGCAGCCCGTGCAGGCGCCCACGCCCCGCCCGACCGCGGCGGCCCTGTCGCCACGGCTGGACGCGGTGGAGCAGGCCCTGCGCGGCGCCGAGGAGAACCTCCACTCCGTGGAGACGCAGTACACCCAGCGCGCCGAGCCCGATGACGACGAAGCCCTCGCGCGCCGCTACTCGGACGGCGAAATCCACTACCAGTTGGGCGACTGGCCGGCGGCCTCCGTCCTCTTCTACGACCTGGTGAGCGACCCGCGCTTCCGCGCGCATCCGCGCTACCCGGACGCGCTCTTCTACCTGGCGGACGCGCTCCTGGAGCAGCGCAACGACATCGGCGCGCGCATGTACCTGCGCGAGCTGCTCGCCCTGCCCTCCAGCTCCGGCCACTACCGCGAGGCGCTGTCGCGCTACCTGACGGTGGCCGGCCGGCTCAACTACTACGACGGCATCGAGGAGTACGTGGCGCGGGCCCGGGCCCTGTCCGGCGGGCAGCTCCCTCCGGAGATTGCCTACGTCCACGCGAAGTGGCTGTTCCGCCGCACGGACCTGTCCCCAGCGGACCGCATCGCCCAGGCCCGCGCCGCCTTCACCCCGCTGGCGAGGTCCCCCCAAGGCCCCTTCCGCTTCCAGGCCGCCTACCACCTGGGCGTCTTGTCCGTGCAGGAAGGCGATCTCCCCGCGGCCATCACCCGCTTCCAGCAGCTCGCCACGCCGCCCTCGGCCCAGGCCGCGCAGGTGGCCCCGGGCAAGACGGGCCCCCGCCGCTCCACCCCCACGCCCGAGGAGCAGGCCCTCCGCGTTCGCGAGCTGGCGCTGATGTCGCTGGGACGGCTGCTCTACGAGACGGGCCGCTTCGACGAGGCGCTGGACCACTACGGCCAGGTGCCGCGCGACAGCGAGTCCTTCCCCGATTCGCTGTACGAATCCGCCTGGGTCCACGTGCGCCAGGGGGACTACCAGCAGGCGAAGAACGCCCTCGACATCCTGGTGCTGGTGGCGCCCGACTCGCAGCTCGCGTCCGAAGGCCGCATCCTCCAGGGCAACCTGCTCCAGAAGCTGCGCCGCTACGACGAGGCGACCGACACCTATACCCGCGTCATCGACATCTTCCGGCCCGCGCGCGAGCAGGTGGACGCGCTGCTGGGCTCCCACACCGACCCGGTGGCGTACTTCGACAAGCTGCTGGTGCGCACCGATGGCCCGCTGGACATGCGCTCGGCGCTGACGCCCCTCGCGCTGAAGTACGCCACCACGCAGCGCGAGGTGGAGGACGCGGTGCGCATGGTGGAGGAGCTCGACAGCAGCCGCCGGGGCCGGGAGGAGGCCGCGGCCATCGCCCGGCGCATCCTCGATGCCCTGGACACGCGCGGCCTGGAGTCCTTCCCGGAGCTGCAGGAAGCCAACACGCGCGCGGACGCGGTCGACACCGCCCTCGCCCAGGCCGACGCGGAGCTGGTACGGGTGGAGACGCTCGCGCTGGAGGGCGTGCTCACGCCCGCCGAGCGGGCCCGGCTGGCGGAGGCCCGCGCCGCGCGTGAGGCCCTGGAGCGCCGCTTCTCCGCGCTGCCCACCACGCTGAAGGCCCTGGAAGCGCGCCGCGAGCGGATGCAGCGCCGCGTGGACGAGGTGGACCTCGAGACACACCGGCTGGACTTCGAGGTCCAGTCGCTGCACGCCATCGCCGCCTCGGTGCGCAAGTGGGTGGAGGACTCGCGGCCCCACCGGCGGACCCCGCCAGACGAGGAGCGCGAGTTCCTCCTGCAGTTGCAGGCCGAGGTCCAGACCCTGAAGGACCTCCAGGCGGAGCTGACCGCCGTGCGCGCGCGGCTCGCGGACGAGCGCAACGCCGTGGACACCACCCTGGCCGGAGAGCGCGAGCTCCGCGCCGCCTACGCGGACGCCCTGCGACGCGAGCACGCGCTCCTGGCCGCGGCGGAGCCCCGGGCGGACGCGGACGCCGTGGCCACGCTGCGGCGCTCCCAGGCCGCGCGCGGCCGGCTGGACGGCATGCGCGGGCGCGTGACGGCGGCCCGGGCCGTGGTGCGCGAGCGGCTGGAGCGCCAGGGCCGCGTCATCCGCGAGAAGGTCGTGGCCGAGCAGCAGCGCCTGGAGCGCTACGAGGCGGAGCTGGCCGCCGTGTCCGGCGACGCCCGGCAGCTCATGGGCCGCGTCGCCTACGACAGCGTCCGCCGCGTGCGGCAGCAGTTCTACGACCTGGTGCTCAAGGCGGACGTGGGCCTGGTGGACGTGGCCTTCAACGAGAAGCAGGACAAGACGACCGCCATCCAGACGCTCTCCATGCAGAAGGACGAGGCCCTGCGCGAGCTGGACGCCGAGTTCCAGGACGTCCTGTCCGAGGTGAAGGAGTGA